From Vigna radiata var. radiata cultivar VC1973A unplaced genomic scaffold, Vradiata_ver6 scaffold_315, whole genome shotgun sequence, one genomic window encodes:
- the LOC106780404 gene encoding protein TIME FOR COFFEE isoform X4 translates to MDRIREARRSTMAANGLTRRRHRTNSLRDSPEEDGTMELQEPSRLRDRGGTGKKDRDRERDRDRDRERERDRLGRSKKRRGDRLMHSSREDGVEDTSEESINDEDDDDDEDGGGGSGSASVRMLPLNPSSLSNHHRKSFPPAKVFRPTPPSTWKAADEMIGVSVPRKARSASTKRSHECWASSGSGIVAEQNHRQPSTSPVRAASPSSSNASVRKKIKQNGGAKFRPPKTTTSKPSSSAQEEIEIEIAEVLYGMMRQPQGPSKQEIIANESSKFDSREPNKSSTDAKSPISNPQNSSSSATPMSAVAPKRKRPRPVKHEDENPSSLSVRSSPISSTTKAESDQPSKIETFSSNLDKNVASVTEAINLVNSQTVQASSEPVKPESNASSESKQATEEAEKQKDVGLSEVVVPQSPKKESPIRQVADDDREDVKATKANPSISESENQWEEKFPIDLMAPPPPLRSSPERDVENNLVVDAEKEAKPVVKEDEKALRINKEEAMTIEMERVKAKAEETDSQKAGLVQKERGIDLQLDLEKADRVDPIGNVGSMVNKKQQHQNVQRQQQTNSEKNVQPNSLPLPLSVPSWPGGLPPMGYMTPLQGVVSMDGTTVTSAAIPPPHLLFNQPRPKRCATHCYIARNILYHQQIARMNPFWPAAAGSASLYGAKPSNLNVVPSTELHGNVSGRAANSSQDKGHGVSMFSGQMGKDKASQPANVDNSSRKQILLQQALPPGAPSNILHGPTFIFPLNQQQAAAAASVRPGSVKSLPVSSNGTPSSVNNSAPPNASGTGAAAAAAPTMSFSYPNMPGNETPYLAILQNNAYSFPIPAHVGGPPGYRGTPHAQAFPFFNGSFYPSQMIHPSQIQQQQIPAQSQQNQQVHQNTSMSSGSSSSQKQHAQNQQQKPNNNATGSNAVGSLQGFPVSKNPPSQPLQLQQQPQQRPNHHTSHPTRQIEYEMGGEDSPSTADSRLTRATMNIYGPNFALPMQTPNFALMTPTSISGAASNGGHSETKQAQQHPGPKAGGETAPAFAMSFAPINGASAPSGLDLSSIAQNHSIMQSNHNYHMMAAAQAASAQLKKNYHTAEEGKIVNTSNNIDEERKAMSGKIPATMGQSIAFGRPDVTDPSLASISGGNNVIDTSGRNLNIGSASSRASASVMPAAISTNAATTPQQMQRNQMIQQHQKQNQFAAAAATSRTKTPSSNGNVYSDNLPSTSSMATKFPNAVSAFPQSSSAVGHSAQWKNNVRATTTSQSPPSMASTAPASSVKNLPQQQARSQQPHTQISFATNPKSSTAQVQPASSTQSPSPPVMVGSPTTSSMSKNTGSPRTTSASTASNKINQSSSLSSQQAKNTPVPARKSSPVGGRNVPSILNVPQLTPSSSTGSKSQLPQQQKQQQQISKQVLPQAQLYFSNPYVHSQSNSSTSTTTVPSNYYLPRRGPEQMQRSGSSGNSPAANNVKGSSGLPTQGLLHPAQFAAMPPSGSHPQFVPTGYSYAHVHSVPSVQVKPAEQKQPAGE, encoded by the exons ATGGACAGGATTAGAGAAGCCAGAAGAAGCACTATGGCCGCTAATGGTTTAACCAGAAGAAGGCACAGAACTAACAGTCTCAGAGACTCACCAG AGGAAGATGGAACGATGGAGCTGCAAGAGCCATCGAGGTTGCGAGATCGAGGAGGGACTGGGAAAAAGGATCGAGATCGCGAGAGGGACAGGGACAGGGAcagggagagggagagagatCGATTGGGTCGGAGcaagaagagaagaggagatAGGTTGATGCATAGCAGCAGAGAAGATGGCGTAGAAGACACTTCGGAAGAGAGTATCAACGACGAAGACGACGATGACGACGAGGATGGCGGCGGCGGCAGTGGTAGCGCCTCAGTCAGAATGCTTCCGCTCAACCCCTCCTCGCTCTCCAACCACCATCGGAAGAGCTTCCCTCCGGCGAAAGTTTTTAGACCAACGCCGCCGTCGACGTGGAAGGCCGCCGATGAGATGATCGGAGTCTCCGTTCCCCGGAAAGCACGCTCCG CGTCTACGAAGAGGTCGCACGAATGCTGGGCTTCGAGCGGCAGCGGAATCGTGGCGGAGCAAAATCACCGACAGCCGTCGACCTCCCCTGTGAGGGCGGCCTCGCCTTCGTCGTCTAACGCCTCGGTTAGAAAGAAGATA AAGCAGAATGGAGGAGCCAAGTTTCGACCACCTAAAACGACGACGTCGAAGCCGTCTTCTTCGGCGCAGGAAGAGATCGAAATAGAGATCGCGGAAGTGTTGTACGGCATGATGAGACAACCTCAGGGACCGTCGAAACAAGAAATCATCGCCAACGAATCCTCTAAGTTTGATTCCCGAGAACCCAATAAATCTTCCACCGATGCAAAGTCACCGATCTCCAACCCCCAAAATTCAAGCTCTTCTGCCACACCCATGTCTGCTGTTG CTCCGAAGAGGAAACGACCGCGACCGGTGAAGCACGAGGATGAGAATCCGTCGAGCTTGAGCGTCCGGAGCAGTCCCATTTCGTCAACGACGAAGGCTGAGAGCGATCAGCCTTCAAAGAttgaaaccttttcttctaATTTAGATAAGAACGTTGCGTCGGTTACAGAGGCGATCAATCTGGTGAATTCTCAAACGGTTCAGGCTTCGTCGGAGCCGGTGAAGCCAGAGAGCAACGCTTCGTCGGAGTCTAAGCAGGCGACGGAGGAAGCGGAGAAGCAGAAAGACGTGGGGTTGAGTGAGGTGGTGGTGCCTCAGTCGCCCAAGAAGGAATCTCCTATACGACAAGTAGCAGATGATGACCGTGAAGATGTGAAAGCGACTAAAGC GAATCCATCTATATCCGAGAGTGAAAATCAGTGGGAGGAGAAGTTCCCGATAGATCTGATG gcACCACCTCCTCCCTTGAGGTCTTCCCCGGAAAGGGACGTGGAGAATAATTTGGTGGTTGACGCAGAAAAG GAAGCGAAGCCTGTGGTGAAGGAGGACGAGAAAGCACTGAGAATAAACAAGGAAGAAGCAATGACTATTGAAATGGAGAGAGTGAAAGCAAAGGCCGAAGAAACTGATTCTCAGAAAGCGGGTCTTGTGCAGAAAGAAAGAGGAATTGACTTGCAGCTTGATTTGGAGAAAGCTGATAGGGTGGATCCTATTGGTAATGTCGGTAGCATGGTTAACAAGAAGCAGCAACATCAGAACGTTCAGAGGCAGCAGCAAACAAATTCAGAGAAAAATG TTCAACCCAATTCTCTACCTCTACCGTTGTCTGTTCCCAGCTGGCCTGGCGGGCTTCCTCCCATGGG ATATATGACCCCTCTGCAAGGAGTTGTATCCATGGATGGGACTACCGTGACATCTGCAGCTATACCT CCTCCTCATCTTCTTTTTAATCAGCCTCGGCCGAAAAGGTGTGCAACCCACTGCTACATTGCTCGGAATATATTGTATCACCAGCAAATTGCTAGGATGAATCCATTCTGGCCAGCAGCAGCAGGTTCTGCATCGCTGTATGGCGCCAAGCCTAGCAATCTGAATGTTGTGCCCTCCACAGAGTTGCACGGCAATGTTTCCGGCAGGGCTGCAAACTCTTCTCAGGACAAAGGACACGGTGTTTCCATGTTTTCAGGACAGATGGGGAAGGATAAAGCCTCTCAACCTGCCAACGTGGATAATTCATCAAGAAAGCAAATTTTGCTACAGCAAGCTCTACCCCCAGGAGCACCCAGTAACATCTTG CATGGCCCTACTTTCATATTCCCACTGAATCAGCAGCAAGCGGCCGCCGCCGCATCTGTTAGGCCTGGCTCTGTGAAGTCATTGCCAGTTTCAAGCAATGGAACACCATCCAGTGTCAACAATTCGGCCCCTCCAAATGCTTCTGGCACAGGTGCTGCTGCTGCGGCTGCCCCAACAATGAGTTTCAGCTATCCAAATATGCCTGGCAATGAAACTCCGTACTTGGCCATTTTGCAGAATAATGCTTACTCATTTCCTATCCCAGCACATGTCGGTGGTCCACCTGGGTACCGTGGGACTCCCCATGCCCAGGCCTTTCCATTCTTCAATGGCTCATTCTATCCTTCTCAAATGATACATCCTTCACAGATTCAGCAGCAGCAAATTCCTGCTCAGTCACAGCAGAACCAACAGGTCCATCAAAATACCAGTATGTCTAGTGGATCCTCCTCTTCTCAGAAGCAGCATGCCCAAAATCAACAACAGAAGCCTAATAATAATGCTACTGGATCCAATGCGGTTGGAAGCTTGCAAGGCTTTCCTGTCTCCAAAAACCCGCCATCACAGCCACTACAGTTGCAACAGCAACCTCAGCAGAGGCCGAATCATCACACGTCTCATCCAACTCGCCAAATTGAGTATGAAATGGGTGGTGAAGACAGTCCATCCACTGCTGACAGTCGTCTTACTCGTGCTACCATGAACATATATGGGCCAAATTTTGCATTGCCTATGCAGACACCAAACTTTGCTTTGATGACACCTACCTCAATAAGTGGTGCAGCTTCCAATGGTGGTCACAGTGAGACAAAGCAAGCCCAGCAACACCCTGGTCCAAAGGCTGGAGGTGAAACAGCTCCTGCGTTTGCCATGTCATTTGCACCGATTAATGGAGCTTCTGCCCCCTCCGGTCTTGATCTCTCATCAATAGCACAAAATCATTCAATCATGCAGAGCAATCATAATTATCATATGATGGCAGCTGCACAAGCTGCCAGTGCCCAGTTGAAGAAAAATTATCATACCGCTGAGGAAGGGAAAATTGTTAATACTTCTAATAATATAGACGAAGAGAGAAAAGCAATGTCCGGGAAAATTCCAGCAACAATGGGGCAATCCATCGCATTCGGTAGGCCAGACGTAACTGATCCTTCACTAGCGTCAATATCCGGTGGCAACAATGTCATTGATACCTCTGGTCGTAACCTCAACATCGGTTCTGCTTCTTCCCGGGCTTCTGCTTCTGTTATGCCTGCTGCCATAAGCACAAATGCAGCCACTACTCCGCAACAGATGCAGCGAAATCAAATGATTCAGCAGCATCAGAAGCAGAACCAATTTGCAGCTGCTGCAGCCACTTCTCGCACCAAGACCCCATCAAGCAATGGCAATGTGTACTCTGATAACCTCCCTTCTACATCTTCGATGGCAACCAAGTTCCCTAATGCTGTATCGGCGTTTCCTCAGAGCAGTAGCGCCGTGGGTCATTCCGCTCAGTGGAAGAACAATGTAAGGGCAACAACCACTTCGCAGTCACCTCCATCCATGGCTTCAACTGCACCAGCGTCGTCAGTCAAAAATCTTCCACAGCAGCAGGCTCGTTCCCAGCAACCTCATACCCAAATATCTTTTGCAACAAATCCCAAATCATCCACAGCACAAGTGCAACCTGCAAGTTCCACCCAGTCCCCATCTCCCCCAGTCATGGTTGGTTCTCCAACCACTTCTTCAATGTCCAAAAACACTGGTAGCCCAAGGACAACTTCTGCTTCAACAGCAAGCAATAAGATAAACCAAAGTTCTTCCTTGTCCTCCCAGCAAGCCAAGAACACACCCGTGCCTGCTCGAAAATCGTCACCTGTTGGTGGCAGGAATGTGCCGTCAATACTCAATGTCCCTCAGCTAACTCCCTCTTCCAGCACGGGGAGTAAATCCCAATTGCCACAGCAACAAAAGCAGCAGCAGCAGATATCAAAGCAAGTATTGCCACAGGCCCAACTTTACTTCTCAAATCCTTACGTGCATTCACAATCCAACAGCTCCACTTCCACCACCACCGTTCCAAGTAATTATTATCTTCCACGGCGTGGCCCTGAGCAGATGCAACGATCAGGTTCTTCAGGAAATTCCCCTGCCGCAAACAATGTGAAAGGCAGCAGTGGCTTGCCCACGCAGGGGCTTTTGCATCCCGCACAGTTTGCTGCAATGCCACCCTCTGGGAGCCACCCTCAGTTCGTTCCTACTGGCTATTCTTATGCTCATGTTCATTCTGTGCCCTCGGTTCAAGTAAAGCCAGCGGAGCAGAAACAACCTGCGGGTGAGTAG
- the LOC106780404 gene encoding protein TIME FOR COFFEE isoform X3: MDRIREARRSTMAANGLTRRRHRTNSLRDSPEEDGTMELQEPSRLRDRGGTGKKDRDRERDRDRDRERERDRLGRSKKRRGDRLMHSSREDGVEDTSEESINDEDDDDDEDGGGGSGSASVRMLPLNPSSLSNHHRKSFPPAKVFRPTPPSTWKAADEMIGVSVPRKARSASTKRSHECWASSGSGIVAEQNHRQPSTSPVRAASPSSSNASVRKKIKQNGGAKFRPPKTTTSKPSSSAQEEIEIEIAEVLYGMMRQPQGPSKQEIIANESSKFDSREPNKSSTDAKSPISNPQNSSSSATPMSAVAPKRKRPRPVKHEDENPSSLSVRSSPISSTTKAESDQPSKIETFSSNLDKNVASVTEAINLVNSQTVQASSEPVKPESNASSESKQATEEAEKQKDVGLSEVVVPQSPKKESPIRQVADDDREDVKATKANPSISESENQWEEKFPIDLMAPPPPLRSSPERDVENNLVVDAEKEAKPVVKEDEKALRINKEEAMTIEMERVKAKAEETDSQKAGLVQKERGIDLQLDLEKADRVDPIGNVGSMVNKKQQHQNVQRQQQTNSEKNVQPNSLPLPLSVPSWPGGLPPMGRYMTPLQGVVSMDGTTVTSAAIPPPHLLFNQPRPKRCATHCYIARNILYHQQIARMNPFWPAAAGSASLYGAKPSNLNVVPSTELHGNVSGRAANSSQDKGHGVSMFSGQMGKDKASQPANVDNSSRKQILLQQALPPGAPSNILHGPTFIFPLNQQQAAAAASVRPGSVKSLPVSSNGTPSSVNNSAPPNASGTGAAAAAAPTMSFSYPNMPGNETPYLAILQNNAYSFPIPAHVGGPPGYRGTPHAQAFPFFNGSFYPSQMIHPSQIQQQQIPAQSQQNQQVHQNTSMSSGSSSSQKQHAQNQQQKPNNNATGSNAVGSLQGFPVSKNPPSQPLQLQQQPQQRPNHHTSHPTRQIEYEMGGEDSPSTADSRLTRATMNIYGPNFALPMQTPNFALMTPTSISGAASNGGHSETKQAQQHPGPKAGGETAPAFAMSFAPINGASAPSGLDLSSIAQNHSIMQSNHNYHMMAAAQAASAQLKKNYHTAEEGKIVNTSNNIDEERKAMSGKIPATMGQSIAFGRPDVTDPSLASISGGNNVIDTSGRNLNIGSASSRASASVMPAAISTNAATTPQQMQRNQMIQQHQKQNQFAAAAATSRTKTPSSNGNVYSDNLPSTSSMATKFPNAVSAFPQSSSAVGHSAQWKNNVRATTTSQSPPSMASTAPASSVKNLPQQQARSQQPHTQISFATNPKSSTAQVQPASSTQSPSPPVMVGSPTTSSMSKNTGSPRTTSASTASNKINQSSSLSSQQAKNTPVPARKSSPVGGRNVPSILNVPQLTPSSSTGSKSQLPQQQKQQQQISKQVLPQAQLYFSNPYVHSQSNSSTSTTTVPSNYYLPRRGPEQMQRSGSSGNSPAANNVKGSSGLPTQGLLHPAQFAAMPPSGSHPQFVPTGYSYAHVHSVPSVQVKPAEQKQPAGE; the protein is encoded by the exons ATGGACAGGATTAGAGAAGCCAGAAGAAGCACTATGGCCGCTAATGGTTTAACCAGAAGAAGGCACAGAACTAACAGTCTCAGAGACTCACCAG AGGAAGATGGAACGATGGAGCTGCAAGAGCCATCGAGGTTGCGAGATCGAGGAGGGACTGGGAAAAAGGATCGAGATCGCGAGAGGGACAGGGACAGGGAcagggagagggagagagatCGATTGGGTCGGAGcaagaagagaagaggagatAGGTTGATGCATAGCAGCAGAGAAGATGGCGTAGAAGACACTTCGGAAGAGAGTATCAACGACGAAGACGACGATGACGACGAGGATGGCGGCGGCGGCAGTGGTAGCGCCTCAGTCAGAATGCTTCCGCTCAACCCCTCCTCGCTCTCCAACCACCATCGGAAGAGCTTCCCTCCGGCGAAAGTTTTTAGACCAACGCCGCCGTCGACGTGGAAGGCCGCCGATGAGATGATCGGAGTCTCCGTTCCCCGGAAAGCACGCTCCG CGTCTACGAAGAGGTCGCACGAATGCTGGGCTTCGAGCGGCAGCGGAATCGTGGCGGAGCAAAATCACCGACAGCCGTCGACCTCCCCTGTGAGGGCGGCCTCGCCTTCGTCGTCTAACGCCTCGGTTAGAAAGAAGATA AAGCAGAATGGAGGAGCCAAGTTTCGACCACCTAAAACGACGACGTCGAAGCCGTCTTCTTCGGCGCAGGAAGAGATCGAAATAGAGATCGCGGAAGTGTTGTACGGCATGATGAGACAACCTCAGGGACCGTCGAAACAAGAAATCATCGCCAACGAATCCTCTAAGTTTGATTCCCGAGAACCCAATAAATCTTCCACCGATGCAAAGTCACCGATCTCCAACCCCCAAAATTCAAGCTCTTCTGCCACACCCATGTCTGCTGTTG CTCCGAAGAGGAAACGACCGCGACCGGTGAAGCACGAGGATGAGAATCCGTCGAGCTTGAGCGTCCGGAGCAGTCCCATTTCGTCAACGACGAAGGCTGAGAGCGATCAGCCTTCAAAGAttgaaaccttttcttctaATTTAGATAAGAACGTTGCGTCGGTTACAGAGGCGATCAATCTGGTGAATTCTCAAACGGTTCAGGCTTCGTCGGAGCCGGTGAAGCCAGAGAGCAACGCTTCGTCGGAGTCTAAGCAGGCGACGGAGGAAGCGGAGAAGCAGAAAGACGTGGGGTTGAGTGAGGTGGTGGTGCCTCAGTCGCCCAAGAAGGAATCTCCTATACGACAAGTAGCAGATGATGACCGTGAAGATGTGAAAGCGACTAAAGC GAATCCATCTATATCCGAGAGTGAAAATCAGTGGGAGGAGAAGTTCCCGATAGATCTGATG gcACCACCTCCTCCCTTGAGGTCTTCCCCGGAAAGGGACGTGGAGAATAATTTGGTGGTTGACGCAGAAAAG GAAGCGAAGCCTGTGGTGAAGGAGGACGAGAAAGCACTGAGAATAAACAAGGAAGAAGCAATGACTATTGAAATGGAGAGAGTGAAAGCAAAGGCCGAAGAAACTGATTCTCAGAAAGCGGGTCTTGTGCAGAAAGAAAGAGGAATTGACTTGCAGCTTGATTTGGAGAAAGCTGATAGGGTGGATCCTATTGGTAATGTCGGTAGCATGGTTAACAAGAAGCAGCAACATCAGAACGTTCAGAGGCAGCAGCAAACAAATTCAGAGAAAAATG TTCAACCCAATTCTCTACCTCTACCGTTGTCTGTTCCCAGCTGGCCTGGCGGGCTTCCTCCCATGGG CAGATATATGACCCCTCTGCAAGGAGTTGTATCCATGGATGGGACTACCGTGACATCTGCAGCTATACCT CCTCCTCATCTTCTTTTTAATCAGCCTCGGCCGAAAAGGTGTGCAACCCACTGCTACATTGCTCGGAATATATTGTATCACCAGCAAATTGCTAGGATGAATCCATTCTGGCCAGCAGCAGCAGGTTCTGCATCGCTGTATGGCGCCAAGCCTAGCAATCTGAATGTTGTGCCCTCCACAGAGTTGCACGGCAATGTTTCCGGCAGGGCTGCAAACTCTTCTCAGGACAAAGGACACGGTGTTTCCATGTTTTCAGGACAGATGGGGAAGGATAAAGCCTCTCAACCTGCCAACGTGGATAATTCATCAAGAAAGCAAATTTTGCTACAGCAAGCTCTACCCCCAGGAGCACCCAGTAACATCTTG CATGGCCCTACTTTCATATTCCCACTGAATCAGCAGCAAGCGGCCGCCGCCGCATCTGTTAGGCCTGGCTCTGTGAAGTCATTGCCAGTTTCAAGCAATGGAACACCATCCAGTGTCAACAATTCGGCCCCTCCAAATGCTTCTGGCACAGGTGCTGCTGCTGCGGCTGCCCCAACAATGAGTTTCAGCTATCCAAATATGCCTGGCAATGAAACTCCGTACTTGGCCATTTTGCAGAATAATGCTTACTCATTTCCTATCCCAGCACATGTCGGTGGTCCACCTGGGTACCGTGGGACTCCCCATGCCCAGGCCTTTCCATTCTTCAATGGCTCATTCTATCCTTCTCAAATGATACATCCTTCACAGATTCAGCAGCAGCAAATTCCTGCTCAGTCACAGCAGAACCAACAGGTCCATCAAAATACCAGTATGTCTAGTGGATCCTCCTCTTCTCAGAAGCAGCATGCCCAAAATCAACAACAGAAGCCTAATAATAATGCTACTGGATCCAATGCGGTTGGAAGCTTGCAAGGCTTTCCTGTCTCCAAAAACCCGCCATCACAGCCACTACAGTTGCAACAGCAACCTCAGCAGAGGCCGAATCATCACACGTCTCATCCAACTCGCCAAATTGAGTATGAAATGGGTGGTGAAGACAGTCCATCCACTGCTGACAGTCGTCTTACTCGTGCTACCATGAACATATATGGGCCAAATTTTGCATTGCCTATGCAGACACCAAACTTTGCTTTGATGACACCTACCTCAATAAGTGGTGCAGCTTCCAATGGTGGTCACAGTGAGACAAAGCAAGCCCAGCAACACCCTGGTCCAAAGGCTGGAGGTGAAACAGCTCCTGCGTTTGCCATGTCATTTGCACCGATTAATGGAGCTTCTGCCCCCTCCGGTCTTGATCTCTCATCAATAGCACAAAATCATTCAATCATGCAGAGCAATCATAATTATCATATGATGGCAGCTGCACAAGCTGCCAGTGCCCAGTTGAAGAAAAATTATCATACCGCTGAGGAAGGGAAAATTGTTAATACTTCTAATAATATAGACGAAGAGAGAAAAGCAATGTCCGGGAAAATTCCAGCAACAATGGGGCAATCCATCGCATTCGGTAGGCCAGACGTAACTGATCCTTCACTAGCGTCAATATCCGGTGGCAACAATGTCATTGATACCTCTGGTCGTAACCTCAACATCGGTTCTGCTTCTTCCCGGGCTTCTGCTTCTGTTATGCCTGCTGCCATAAGCACAAATGCAGCCACTACTCCGCAACAGATGCAGCGAAATCAAATGATTCAGCAGCATCAGAAGCAGAACCAATTTGCAGCTGCTGCAGCCACTTCTCGCACCAAGACCCCATCAAGCAATGGCAATGTGTACTCTGATAACCTCCCTTCTACATCTTCGATGGCAACCAAGTTCCCTAATGCTGTATCGGCGTTTCCTCAGAGCAGTAGCGCCGTGGGTCATTCCGCTCAGTGGAAGAACAATGTAAGGGCAACAACCACTTCGCAGTCACCTCCATCCATGGCTTCAACTGCACCAGCGTCGTCAGTCAAAAATCTTCCACAGCAGCAGGCTCGTTCCCAGCAACCTCATACCCAAATATCTTTTGCAACAAATCCCAAATCATCCACAGCACAAGTGCAACCTGCAAGTTCCACCCAGTCCCCATCTCCCCCAGTCATGGTTGGTTCTCCAACCACTTCTTCAATGTCCAAAAACACTGGTAGCCCAAGGACAACTTCTGCTTCAACAGCAAGCAATAAGATAAACCAAAGTTCTTCCTTGTCCTCCCAGCAAGCCAAGAACACACCCGTGCCTGCTCGAAAATCGTCACCTGTTGGTGGCAGGAATGTGCCGTCAATACTCAATGTCCCTCAGCTAACTCCCTCTTCCAGCACGGGGAGTAAATCCCAATTGCCACAGCAACAAAAGCAGCAGCAGCAGATATCAAAGCAAGTATTGCCACAGGCCCAACTTTACTTCTCAAATCCTTACGTGCATTCACAATCCAACAGCTCCACTTCCACCACCACCGTTCCAAGTAATTATTATCTTCCACGGCGTGGCCCTGAGCAGATGCAACGATCAGGTTCTTCAGGAAATTCCCCTGCCGCAAACAATGTGAAAGGCAGCAGTGGCTTGCCCACGCAGGGGCTTTTGCATCCCGCACAGTTTGCTGCAATGCCACCCTCTGGGAGCCACCCTCAGTTCGTTCCTACTGGCTATTCTTATGCTCATGTTCATTCTGTGCCCTCGGTTCAAGTAAAGCCAGCGGAGCAGAAACAACCTGCGGGTGAGTAG